Proteins co-encoded in one Carassius carassius chromosome 35, fCarCar2.1, whole genome shotgun sequence genomic window:
- the LOC132115739 gene encoding acetylcholine receptor subunit delta-like, with the protein MMRSFLHLLTVSLFFFFLQECWGRNEEERLINYLFKERRYNKELRPVKNKDDTVDIYLALTLSNLISLKEVDETLLTNVWMEHGWTDYRLKWNETEFDNISVLRLPPSMVWLPEIVLENNNDAQFQVAYYCNVLIYPSGYVYWLPPAIFRSSCSINVNYFPFDWQNCSLKFSSLTYNAKEISLHLKEEQDEDGKSYKVEWIIIDPEGFTENGEWEIVHKPARKNTYKNIPMESNKHQDITFYLIIRRKPLFYIVNIIIPCVLISFLASLVYYLPADSGEKMTLSISVLLAQSVFLLLISQRLPETSMAVPLIVKYLMFIMVLVTIVVLNCVIVLNLHFRTPSTHVMTEWTKEFFLEKLPRLLHMSRPDDDKPSLEGALPRRSSSLGYIAQAEEYYSVKSRSELMFEKQSERHGMAARPTPKATYTSSNDSEVSEQLYNEMKPAVEGANYIVKHMHDKNDYNEEKDNWSGIARTVDRLCFYVVTPVMTLGTICIFLTGIYNQPPVLPFQGDTFTYTEENKRFS; encoded by the exons ATGATGAGAAGCTTTCTTCATCTTTTGACGGTGtccttgtttttcttctttctgcAAG aatgttgggGCCGGAATGAAGAGGAACGCCTCATCAACTACCTTTTTAAGGAGCGCCGCTACAACAAAGAGCTTCGTCCGGTCAAAAATAAAGATGATACTGTAGATATTTACCTGGCGCTGACACTTTCCAATCTTATTTCCttg AAAGAAGTTGATGAAACATTACTAACAAATGTGTGGATGGAGcat GGCTGGACTGATTATAGACTTAAGTGGAATGAAACAGagtttgataacatttctgtCCTGCGCCTGCCACCAAGTATGGTGTGGTTGCCAGAAATTGTTCTCGAAAACAA CAATGATGCCCAGTTCCAGGTGGCCTATTACTGCAACGTTTTGATCTATCCCAGTGGATATGTGTACTGGTTGCCTCCAGCTATATTTCGCAGCTCCTGCTCTATTAATGTCAACTACTTCCCTTTTGATTGGCAGAACTGCTCACTAAAGTTCAG CTCATTAACTTACAACGCCAAAGAAATTAGCTTACATCTGAAAGAGGAGCAGGATGAGGATGGAAAGTCCTACAAGGTGGAATGGATCATTATTGATCCTGAGGGATTCACAG AAAATGGCGAGTGGGAAATTGTTCACAAGCCTGCCAGGAAAAACACTTATAAAAACATCCCAATGGAAAGCAACAAGCACCAGGACATCACATTTTACCTCATCATTAGACGTAAACCTCTGTTCTACATTGTGAATATAATCATTCCCTGCGTGCTCATCTCTTTCTTGGCCTCACTCGTCTACTACCTGCCTGCAGACA GTGGTGAGAAGATGACGTTATCCATCTCTGTGCTGTTGGCTCAGTCTGTGTTTCTGCTGCTGATTTCACAGCGTCTGCCTGAGACGTCTATGGCAGTTCCCTTAATCGTGAA GTATCTGATGTTTATCATGGTACTGGTCACTATAGTGGTATTGAATTGCGTAATTGTGCTCAACTTGCATTTTCGGACCCCGAGCACCCATGTCATGACAGAATGGACAAAAGAG TTCTTTTTGGAGAAACTGCCTCGTCTTCTGCACATGTCCCGTCCAGACGATGACAAACCCAGCCTGGAGGGGGCACTGCCAAGGCGTTCCAGCTCATTGGGGTACATCGCCCAGGCTGAGGAGTACTATAGTGTTAAATCACGCAGTGAACTGATGTTTGAGAAGCAGTCTGAGAGGCATGGCATGGCTGCTCGCCCCACTCCCAAAGCCA CGTACACATCCAGTAATGACTCAGAGGTGTCGGAACAGCTGTACAATGAGATGAAACCAGCTGTGGAAGGAGCCAATTACATTGTTAAGCACATGCACGACAAAAATGACTATAATGAG GAAAAGGACAACTGGAGTGGGATTGCCAGGACAGTGGACCGACTCTGCTTCTATGTGGTCACTCCAGTTATGACATTGGGAACCATATGCATCTTCCTGACGGGTATCTACAACCAGCCACCAGTGCTGCCCTTCCAAGGAGACACTTTCACCTATACAGAAGAAAACAAGCGCTTTTCATGA